A section of the Leptospira kobayashii genome encodes:
- a CDS encoding MBL fold metallo-hydrolase, translating into MKQIAFPLIFLFTLIQFHCRAFGKDPYGVHLDRIKTSPQFDREREQFVNRRPDVLEKMRENQSYFSLVFKFLFGGDKNRRPDLRLPEEKPDFAEFLKPDESIKFIWFGHSTFLVNIEGQILFFDPVFSGSAAPFSFMVKRFQDAVVKLEELPPIDYIIISHDHYDHLDMPTIEFFKSKNTKFITPLGVTSHLKEWGITEDRLTELDWWENLNVGKIKIVCTPAQHFSGRSGMNGNHTLWSSWTVIGEKERFYFSGDSGYDVHFKNIGEKFGPFDLTFIENGQYNPMWEAVHVLPEQTAKAHLDLKGKRLVPVHWAMFDLALHSWYEPAESLEKEAKKHQIDLLTPKFGQLVKLREPNAWERWWKQFIGNE; encoded by the coding sequence TTGAAACAGATCGCATTCCCTTTAATATTCCTTTTTACACTAATTCAATTTCATTGTCGCGCCTTTGGTAAAGATCCTTACGGTGTTCATTTGGATAGGATAAAAACTTCTCCTCAATTTGACCGGGAACGAGAACAATTCGTAAACCGTAGGCCTGATGTTTTAGAGAAAATGAGAGAAAACCAAAGTTACTTTTCTCTTGTATTCAAATTTTTATTTGGTGGTGATAAAAACAGAAGGCCGGACTTGAGATTACCGGAAGAAAAACCTGACTTTGCAGAGTTCCTTAAGCCGGATGAAAGCATTAAGTTTATTTGGTTCGGACATTCCACCTTTCTTGTGAACATAGAAGGGCAAATTTTATTTTTTGATCCGGTGTTCTCCGGATCGGCAGCTCCATTTAGTTTTATGGTAAAACGATTTCAAGATGCAGTAGTTAAATTGGAAGAGCTGCCCCCTATTGATTATATCATAATTTCGCATGACCATTACGACCATCTCGATATGCCTACGATCGAATTTTTCAAAAGTAAAAATACGAAATTTATCACTCCTTTAGGAGTCACTTCTCATTTGAAAGAATGGGGCATTACGGAAGATCGCCTAACTGAACTTGATTGGTGGGAGAATTTAAATGTTGGTAAAATAAAGATTGTTTGTACTCCCGCACAACATTTTTCAGGAAGAAGCGGTATGAATGGCAATCATACTTTATGGTCTTCTTGGACAGTGATCGGAGAAAAAGAAAGATTCTATTTTAGCGGAGACTCGGGTTACGATGTGCACTTCAAAAATATCGGCGAAAAGTTCGGACCGTTTGATTTAACGTTCATTGAAAATGGACAATATAATCCGATGTGGGAAGCAGTTCACGTTCTGCCTGAACAAACTGCCAAGGCACATTTGGATCTAAAAGGGAAAAGGCTTGTCCCGGTGCATTGGGCAATGTTTGATCTTGCTTTGCATAGTTGGTATGAGCCAGCCGAAAGTTTAGAAAAGGAAGCGAAAAAACATCAGATCGATTTGTTAACTCCCAAATTTGGCCAGCTTGTCAAACTAAGAGAGCCAAACGCTTGGGAACGGTGGTGGAAACAATTCATTGGGAATGAGTGA
- a CDS encoding carboxypeptidase M32: MSFPEDLQNYRQFYRKIKTFQDIGSVLHWDSEVMMPPQGREYRAKQISEISQLTHEWTVGAEFKELIRKAMATVPSLPVETRPLWEREFSVLEEERQKAEKIPAEFVAEFSETTNLAHAIWADAKKNNKFSDFETILGKIVELSLKQADYLGYANEPYDALLDSYEKGAKATEIDSLFQDLKKELVPIVETAPHYPDPFSKKISKENQEKLCKRLSPLLGLSTDISRLDVSHHPFSTSLGTFDKRITTRYSETDPLSSIFGVLHETGHSLYEAGLSEIEDGPNPLTDFLSLGIHESQSRLWENQVGRSLPFWKFLYPILLSDFQLTESELPFEALYRSINSTQKSKIRVEADQVTYNLHIILRFEIERELINGKIKVKDLPEIWNSKVKDYLGLKIENDAEGVLQDIHWSMGAFGYFPTYTLGNIFSSQFFAAFEKTNPGYANHFSENGDYSSLLNWLRQNVHHQGKKLEVKELVAKATGEAPSSKYLIQYLKNKVLEVQNI; encoded by the coding sequence ATGAGCTTTCCCGAAGATCTCCAAAACTACCGCCAATTTTACCGTAAAATCAAAACCTTCCAAGATATCGGTTCGGTTTTGCACTGGGACTCGGAAGTGATGATGCCTCCCCAAGGCAGGGAGTACAGAGCGAAACAAATCTCCGAGATTTCTCAATTGACCCATGAGTGGACTGTGGGCGCCGAATTCAAAGAATTGATCCGGAAAGCGATGGCAACCGTGCCGAGTTTGCCTGTGGAAACCCGCCCTCTTTGGGAGAGAGAGTTTTCCGTTTTGGAAGAGGAAAGACAGAAAGCGGAAAAGATTCCTGCGGAATTTGTTGCCGAGTTCTCCGAAACAACTAACCTGGCTCATGCGATTTGGGCTGATGCAAAAAAGAATAATAAATTTTCCGATTTCGAAACGATTTTAGGCAAGATCGTCGAATTATCCTTGAAGCAAGCGGATTATCTTGGTTATGCGAATGAACCGTACGATGCCCTTTTGGATTCCTATGAAAAAGGGGCAAAGGCAACGGAAATAGATTCCTTATTTCAGGATTTAAAAAAAGAACTGGTTCCGATTGTGGAGACCGCCCCTCATTATCCCGATCCTTTTTCCAAAAAGATATCAAAAGAAAATCAGGAAAAACTTTGCAAACGTCTTTCTCCTTTGCTCGGGCTTTCCACGGACATTTCGCGTTTGGATGTGAGTCATCACCCTTTTTCTACTAGCCTCGGAACATTTGATAAAAGGATTACTACTCGTTATTCGGAAACGGATCCGCTTTCTTCCATCTTCGGCGTGTTACATGAAACAGGTCATTCCTTATATGAAGCCGGCCTTTCTGAAATCGAAGATGGCCCGAATCCTCTCACCGATTTCTTAAGTTTGGGAATTCATGAATCTCAAAGCCGTCTTTGGGAAAATCAAGTCGGGCGTTCCTTGCCATTTTGGAAATTTTTGTATCCTATACTTTTATCCGACTTCCAACTGACCGAATCGGAATTGCCTTTTGAGGCACTTTATCGCTCGATCAATTCCACCCAAAAAAGCAAAATCAGAGTGGAAGCGGACCAGGTCACTTACAATCTGCATATCATTTTGCGTTTTGAAATTGAGAGAGAATTGATCAATGGTAAAATCAAAGTGAAAGATCTTCCCGAAATATGGAATTCCAAAGTAAAAGACTATCTTGGTTTAAAAATTGAAAATGATGCGGAAGGCGTTTTACAGGATATTCATTGGTCCATGGGAGCGTTCGGTTATTTCCCCACTTATACTTTGGGAAATATTTTCTCTTCGCAATTTTTTGCGGCATTTGAAAAAACAAATCCTGGTTATGCGAATCATTTTAGTGAAAACGGAGATTATTCCTCTTTGCTCAATTGGTTGCGCCAAAATGTCCATCATCAGGGAAAAAAATTGGAAGTGAAAGAATTGGTTGCAAAAGCCACAGGGGAAGCACCCAGTTCCAAATATCTGATTCAATATTTAAAAAACAAAGTTTTGGAAGTCCAAAACATTTAA
- a CDS encoding alpha/beta fold hydrolase, with protein sequence MQKAKNLNLKIVGNGKETLLLGNGFGTDQSAWDKILPSLTTDYKVILFDLVGSGKTDPKLYSPIRYSSLFAYAEDLIELISETQSGPITYVSHSVSGMIGLLASNRRPELFKKLVFIGASPRYLNDKDYIGGFTQEALNQLYAAMETNFFGWTAGFAPIVMENKNNPDLAHSFESTLREIRPDIALSVAKTIFQSDHRQDLPHCKHEVLIIQSASDIAVPVEVGKYLEKNLSNGRYVQIQSEGHFPHISAPELVIKAMEGFI encoded by the coding sequence ATGCAAAAAGCAAAAAATTTGAATTTAAAGATCGTTGGAAACGGAAAAGAAACTCTTTTACTGGGGAATGGATTCGGAACCGATCAATCGGCTTGGGATAAAATTCTTCCTAGTTTGACTACTGATTATAAAGTGATTTTATTCGATCTGGTCGGCTCGGGAAAGACCGATCCGAAATTATACAGTCCGATTCGTTATTCCAGTTTATTTGCTTACGCGGAGGATTTAATCGAATTGATTTCTGAAACACAATCCGGTCCGATAACTTATGTTTCTCATTCCGTCAGCGGAATGATCGGTTTGCTTGCTTCCAATCGTCGTCCTGAACTTTTTAAGAAATTAGTTTTTATCGGTGCCTCACCTCGTTATTTGAATGATAAAGATTACATCGGTGGTTTCACTCAAGAAGCTTTGAATCAATTATATGCAGCTATGGAAACCAACTTCTTCGGTTGGACTGCCGGATTTGCCCCGATCGTAATGGAAAATAAAAACAATCCGGATCTTGCCCATTCTTTCGAATCCACTTTAAGGGAGATTCGTCCGGATATCGCATTGTCCGTGGCGAAAACTATTTTTCAATCCGATCACAGACAGGATTTGCCTCATTGCAAACATGAAGTTCTGATCATTCAATCCGCTTCCGATATTGCTGTGCCTGTAGAAGTGGGAAAATATTTAGAAAAAAATCTATCTAACGGAAGATATGTTCAAATTCAATCGGAAGGACATTTCCCTCATATCAGTGCTCCGGAGCTTGTAATAAAAGCTATGGAAGGATTCATTTAA
- a CDS encoding SDR family oxidoreductase yields MRFKDKVILITGGNSGIGLSTAKRLASEGAKVAITGRDKDALDKAVKELGSNSLGIVADVTKLEDLDRMYITIKEKYGKLDGIFANAGTAAFIPISDITEESYDQLMNTNVKGVYFTLQKAIPYLLPGSAIVLNASVVASKGNAGTSVYAATKAAVRSMARTFSGELSQKNIRVNVVSPGPIETPLWKRGMTPVPDEALARIAQGVPIKRFGTEEEIAASVAFLLSEDSTYIYGVELNVDGGTSQI; encoded by the coding sequence ATGAGATTCAAAGATAAGGTTATTTTAATCACAGGCGGAAATAGCGGAATCGGTCTTTCCACGGCAAAACGATTGGCTTCCGAAGGGGCGAAAGTGGCGATCACGGGAAGAGACAAGGATGCCTTGGATAAAGCTGTGAAGGAACTAGGTTCGAACAGCTTAGGAATTGTCGCAGATGTAACTAAATTGGAAGACTTGGATCGGATGTACATTACCATCAAAGAAAAATACGGTAAATTGGACGGGATTTTTGCAAATGCCGGAACTGCCGCATTCATACCTATCTCGGATATCACGGAAGAATCTTACGACCAATTGATGAATACGAATGTCAAAGGAGTATACTTTACTTTGCAGAAAGCGATTCCTTATCTACTACCTGGTTCCGCCATCGTGCTGAATGCATCCGTAGTCGCGAGTAAAGGAAATGCGGGGACAAGTGTGTATGCAGCTACCAAAGCCGCGGTGAGATCAATGGCCCGCACATTTTCCGGCGAACTTTCCCAAAAGAATATTCGTGTAAATGTTGTTAGCCCTGGCCCGATCGAGACTCCTCTCTGGAAAAGAGGAATGACCCCGGTTCCGGATGAAGCACTTGCACGAATTGCGCAAGGAGTTCCGATCAAAAGATTCGGAACTGAAGAGGAAATCGCGGCCTCGGTAGCGTTTCTTCTTTCGGAAGATTCTACTTATATATACGGAGTAGAATTGAATGTCGACGGGGGAACCAGTCAGATATAG
- a CDS encoding methyl-accepting chemotaxis protein, with protein MKTKLRFYYFISYFLFGFVILFGNGLLFHNLLPPSEQSIALPMSLSFAFMTLACMVFAYYSGGSLSNTFATIENAFREASKGNLQIHIPYKPKELLAEFYENFHRMLKGQSELIQHLRNSVTHLADDSEKMKRVVIEFATNLQSQSAATEQVSASMEEISGAATSISSFSGENSTSMANLVDEVEKLSEAMDKTGTNVEGTLSSFKQITEKAQAGKSSLQEMNAAMDNLSNSSKEITKMVKTIAEVSEQINMLALNAAIEAARAGDSGRGFAVVAEAVSKLAERTASSVKGVNELVKKNQNDMVLGMERIEKTTGQIQEIIGTIDKVSHQMEEVHQASNAQRELRQAVLKEAGFVRKRSDEIKFAVSEHNAATNEVVTSVSSISRLSFNNSESSDLLTASISGISNTANQLRSMVELFKTLSTTNTSAKSTIGSERDSATHHLEFRSNIGSLYYVKDKNLLEVVWTPDFTEEGYKEILLKGLDVIKKYDITKWMADTRKMGVVSTGAQDWVNEVWFPQAIGCSLRKIAIVIPDSALAAMSIDDSTLKTGNVELKTLPSVETAMEWLLKS; from the coding sequence ATGAAAACAAAATTAAGATTTTATTATTTCATTTCTTATTTCCTATTCGGCTTTGTTATCCTATTCGGAAACGGTTTGTTATTTCATAACTTACTTCCCCCCAGCGAACAATCAATAGCTCTTCCTATGAGCCTGTCTTTTGCTTTTATGACTTTGGCTTGTATGGTCTTCGCTTATTATTCGGGCGGTTCCCTTTCCAATACATTCGCAACGATTGAAAATGCATTTCGGGAAGCGAGTAAAGGTAATTTACAAATTCATATTCCTTACAAACCGAAAGAATTGCTCGCAGAGTTTTACGAAAACTTTCACAGAATGCTGAAAGGCCAAAGCGAATTGATCCAACATTTGAGAAATTCCGTTACCCATTTGGCGGATGATTCCGAAAAAATGAAAAGAGTCGTAATTGAGTTTGCAACCAATCTCCAATCTCAATCTGCTGCCACAGAACAAGTGTCAGCTTCCATGGAGGAAATTTCTGGAGCCGCAACTTCTATCTCCAGCTTTTCCGGAGAAAATTCAACCAGTATGGCCAATCTGGTAGATGAAGTGGAAAAACTTTCGGAAGCTATGGACAAAACCGGCACGAATGTGGAAGGTACGCTTTCTTCCTTCAAACAAATTACGGAAAAAGCCCAGGCGGGAAAAAGTTCTCTTCAAGAGATGAATGCGGCTATGGACAATTTGTCCAATAGCTCCAAAGAAATTACCAAGATGGTAAAGACCATTGCGGAAGTGAGTGAGCAGATCAATATGCTTGCGTTAAATGCTGCAATCGAAGCGGCAAGGGCGGGAGATTCCGGAAGGGGATTCGCTGTCGTTGCGGAAGCCGTTTCCAAGTTAGCGGAAAGAACAGCGAGCTCCGTAAAAGGTGTCAACGAACTGGTGAAAAAGAATCAAAACGATATGGTGCTCGGTATGGAAAGGATTGAAAAAACAACGGGACAGATTCAGGAAATCATCGGAACCATCGACAAAGTTTCCCATCAAATGGAAGAAGTTCACCAAGCTTCCAATGCACAAAGGGAATTGAGGCAAGCAGTTTTAAAAGAAGCCGGTTTTGTCCGCAAACGTTCGGATGAAATCAAATTTGCCGTTTCAGAACATAATGCCGCTACGAATGAAGTTGTAACATCTGTTAGTTCTATTTCCCGGTTATCGTTCAATAACTCGGAAAGTAGCGATTTACTCACGGCAAGTATTTCGGGTATTTCCAATACGGCCAATCAATTGAGATCCATGGTGGAACTTTTCAAAACTCTTAGTACGACAAATACTTCCGCCAAATCAACGATTGGAAGCGAAAGAGACAGCGCTACGCATCATCTCGAATTCCGTTCCAATATAGGTAGTCTGTATTATGTGAAAGATAAAAATCTTTTAGAGGTTGTTTGGACTCCGGATTTCACGGAAGAGGGTTACAAAGAAATTTTATTAAAAGGTCTTGATGTCATCAAAAAATACGACATTACCAAATGGATGGCGGACACAAGAAAAATGGGCGTTGTCAGTACCGGTGCGCAAGACTGGGTGAATGAAGTGTGGTTTCCGCAAGCAATCGGTTGTTCTTTGCGTAAGATTGCCATTGTCATACCTGATTCCGCTTTGGCGGCCATGTCCATTGATGATAGTACTCTTAAGACCGGCAATGTTGAGCTCAAAACACTACCTTCCGTTGAAACCGCGATGGAGTGGTTGTTGAAATCCTAA
- a CDS encoding LysM peptidoglycan-binding domain-containing M23 family metallopeptidase: MRRFPKFVFPLAFLSVINLFATPITLANLDYSNPRLKDLRTQVKENLRLSRSPVSDDKLIPLKYFQYKVKKDDSFFKIMARTGMDLETLSSANELSSPHDLAEGMILEIPNMRGVFHPEDSANTDQAKSEISKKYNIASDKLQFDESRGKWFIPGVMMGKREKSFFYGFGFLSPLEGALLTSGYGKRNDPFTKKQTFHGGVDLAAEQGSDVLASQDGIVNFRGENGGYGNLIIVKHEMGYETRYGHLSKYHVKHGDKVRKGQKIGEVGMTGRATGPHLHFEVRRNSKRQKPVFQTHI, encoded by the coding sequence TTGAGAAGGTTTCCAAAATTTGTTTTTCCTTTGGCTTTTTTATCTGTAATCAACCTTTTTGCCACACCCATTACACTTGCAAATTTGGATTATTCGAATCCTCGTCTCAAAGACCTTCGCACTCAGGTGAAGGAAAACTTACGATTGTCCCGTTCTCCCGTTTCGGATGACAAACTCATACCTCTTAAATACTTCCAATACAAAGTTAAAAAAGATGATTCCTTTTTCAAGATCATGGCTCGTACCGGAATGGATTTGGAAACATTATCTTCTGCAAACGAATTAAGCTCTCCGCATGATTTGGCGGAAGGAATGATTCTGGAAATTCCGAATATGCGAGGAGTTTTTCATCCCGAAGATTCAGCTAATACGGATCAGGCGAAATCGGAGATATCGAAAAAATACAATATCGCATCGGACAAACTTCAATTTGACGAATCCCGGGGGAAATGGTTTATTCCCGGTGTCATGATGGGTAAAAGGGAAAAATCGTTTTTTTACGGATTCGGATTTCTATCTCCTTTGGAAGGAGCACTTCTCACATCCGGTTACGGAAAAAGAAACGATCCTTTTACAAAAAAACAGACTTTCCACGGAGGAGTCGATCTTGCCGCAGAACAAGGGTCAGATGTTCTCGCTTCTCAGGATGGGATCGTGAATTTTCGCGGGGAAAACGGCGGATACGGCAACTTGATAATTGTCAAACATGAGATGGGTTATGAAACCCGGTACGGACATTTGAGCAAGTATCATGTAAAACACGGTGACAAAGTCCGTAAAGGCCAAAAGATCGGGGAAGTGGGCATGACAGGTAGAGCGACCGGTCCACATTTGCATTTCGAAGTGAGAAGAAATTCCAAACGACAAAAACCGGTTTTCCAAACTCATATTTAA
- a CDS encoding ATP-binding protein: MLTSSLEEVVLKFYIDSSKLFSSSDSNKKADFFQLCLRILKADYALLFESLDEHSVQLVESFPETVLQQKFTNPSLLKKAFDDEGSSVGYFPLEKDSFVTLNFDALQELSVISAFGVSSSNETSSERKNVVLFCYTKKDLVSKELSQIAKLITPRVVEILKNDQREISFASTSSRLQSILKTIPQAIVFVDTETDISWINENAAKLFSLSPGAHPSYNISEAMRNILTTTSNLPEIKSEMAIGLSDPNNEGFTSYWILHMPEKKVYQVQSQIIRGRKSPGRLWLFDDVTAVHAHRETLTLLNSALREKSESVQKENLAKTVFVSKLSHEIRTPLTGIIGLTELLLSQEHKTEIAESLELIHKSGLNLLKTINHFLDFSKLEMSKMDLESLPFSLPDLLRDLRKLLDTEAKKNNNRILLDIQKDFPNSILGDSLRTGQIFTNLIGNALKFTKDGTITIRIRCVNLDLSNIRIHAQVLDNGIGISSSKIDSIFEPFVQTDVSTTRNFGGTGLGLSVTKNLVSLFGGSIEVKSEVGSGTEFSFYWDTEIAEEDLAKKEILDNPQNDSKDYSDLSVLVVEDNLVNQQLISRILGKYKITPFIVDNGEEAVELSYHNKYDLIFMDINLPGIDGFATAEILRGTTNGNFAKIYGLTANVASELSKKSSFRFMDGLLSKPYDIKQIGEMLANLLKERKS, from the coding sequence ATGTTAACTTCTTCACTTGAAGAAGTTGTTTTGAAGTTTTATATCGATTCTTCAAAACTATTTTCTTCTTCCGATTCAAACAAAAAGGCCGATTTTTTTCAACTTTGTCTCCGGATTTTAAAAGCCGATTATGCTCTTTTATTTGAATCTTTGGACGAACATTCGGTTCAATTGGTGGAATCGTTTCCTGAAACCGTACTACAGCAAAAATTTACAAATCCTTCGTTATTAAAGAAAGCTTTCGATGATGAAGGTTCTTCCGTGGGATACTTTCCTTTGGAAAAGGATTCGTTTGTCACTTTAAACTTCGATGCATTACAGGAACTTTCGGTTATTTCCGCCTTCGGAGTTTCTTCTTCCAACGAAACCTCTTCCGAAAGAAAAAATGTCGTCTTATTCTGTTATACGAAAAAAGATTTGGTTTCGAAAGAGCTGTCTCAAATTGCCAAGTTGATTACTCCTAGAGTCGTTGAAATTTTAAAGAATGATCAGAGAGAAATTTCTTTTGCTTCGACTAGCTCCCGTTTGCAATCCATTCTAAAGACAATTCCGCAGGCGATTGTTTTTGTCGATACAGAGACGGATATCTCTTGGATCAACGAAAATGCTGCAAAACTATTTTCTTTGAGCCCCGGAGCACATCCATCTTATAATATATCAGAGGCTATGCGGAATATTCTCACAACCACTTCCAATCTTCCCGAGATAAAATCCGAAATGGCCATAGGTCTTTCCGATCCTAATAATGAAGGATTTACTTCGTATTGGATTCTGCATATGCCGGAAAAAAAAGTTTATCAGGTACAGTCGCAAATCATACGCGGTAGGAAATCTCCGGGACGATTATGGTTATTTGACGATGTTACCGCAGTTCACGCTCATAGAGAGACCTTAACATTATTAAATTCAGCTCTTCGTGAAAAAAGCGAATCAGTACAAAAAGAAAATTTAGCCAAAACCGTATTTGTCTCCAAGCTCAGTCATGAAATTCGTACTCCCCTAACGGGAATTATTGGGTTAACCGAATTATTATTATCTCAAGAACATAAGACTGAAATTGCGGAATCGTTGGAATTGATTCACAAGAGCGGACTAAATCTGTTAAAAACCATAAATCATTTTCTAGATTTCTCGAAATTGGAAATGAGCAAAATGGATTTGGAATCATTGCCTTTTTCACTACCCGATTTGTTGAGAGATTTGCGAAAACTTCTCGATACGGAAGCTAAAAAAAATAACAACCGCATTCTTTTGGACATCCAGAAAGATTTCCCGAATTCGATTTTAGGTGACAGTTTGCGAACAGGACAAATATTTACAAACTTGATTGGAAACGCCCTAAAATTTACCAAAGATGGAACAATTACTATTCGCATTAGGTGTGTTAACCTGGACCTTTCCAATATTCGAATTCATGCACAGGTTTTAGACAATGGCATCGGGATTTCCAGTTCCAAAATTGATTCTATTTTCGAGCCGTTTGTTCAAACCGATGTTTCCACCACTCGAAATTTCGGTGGCACGGGTTTGGGTTTATCCGTGACCAAAAATCTGGTTTCACTTTTTGGCGGCTCTATCGAAGTTAAATCCGAGGTTGGTTCCGGAACGGAATTTTCGTTTTATTGGGATACTGAAATCGCTGAAGAAGATTTGGCGAAAAAAGAGATCTTGGATAATCCTCAAAATGATTCCAAAGATTATTCCGACTTATCTGTGCTAGTTGTGGAAGACAACCTGGTGAATCAACAATTGATTTCCAGGATCCTTGGAAAATACAAGATCACTCCTTTCATCGTTGATAACGGAGAAGAAGCGGTCGAATTGTCTTACCATAACAAATATGATTTGATTTTTATGGACATCAACTTACCGGGAATAGACGGCTTTGCGACCGCGGAAATCTTACGAGGAACTACGAACGGTAATTTTGCTAAAATTTACGGATTAACGGCAAATGTTGCTTCGGAACTTTCGAAAAAATCTTCCTTCCGTTTTATGGATGGATTACTTTCCAAACCATACGACATCAAACAGATAGGGGAGATGTTGGCAAATTTACTTAAAGAAAGAAAGTCTTAA
- a CDS encoding TetR/AcrR family transcriptional regulator, giving the protein MKKGEITKQLIIEKSAPIFNRQGYHNASLSDLMEATGLEKGGIYRHFASKEELACEAFDYAIRYNSKIQMEVLEECETSYSKLETFIKIFTTTKSLLGGGCPVFNTAVENDDGNPVLKKKALTAYNNWIQKLTKIAEEAKKEGSLKETVNTETLVIFILTSLEGALIAKNLSGQRSILIAMGEELISYLETKKR; this is encoded by the coding sequence ATGAAAAAAGGAGAAATTACAAAACAGTTGATCATTGAGAAATCAGCACCTATTTTCAACCGCCAAGGTTATCATAATGCCTCTCTATCGGATTTGATGGAAGCGACCGGACTTGAAAAAGGTGGGATCTATCGTCATTTCGCAAGCAAAGAGGAACTTGCTTGCGAAGCTTTTGATTATGCTATCAGATACAATTCCAAAATTCAAATGGAAGTCTTGGAAGAATGTGAAACGTCATATTCTAAGCTTGAAACTTTTATAAAAATATTCACTACAACAAAATCATTATTAGGTGGTGGGTGTCCAGTTTTCAACACAGCGGTGGAAAACGATGACGGTAATCCGGTCTTAAAAAAGAAAGCGTTAACCGCTTACAATAATTGGATTCAAAAATTAACTAAAATCGCCGAAGAGGCAAAAAAAGAAGGAAGCTTAAAAGAAACGGTGAACACGGAGACACTTGTGATATTTATCTTAACTTCATTAGAAGGCGCTTTGATTGCAAAAAATCTATCGGGACAACGATCCATTCTGATTGCTATGGGTGAAGAATTGATTTCTTATTTGGAAACGAAGAAGAGGTAA
- a CDS encoding DUF423 domain-containing protein: MNPVKNQSIRIYVITTTILGFLAVAIGAFGAHGLKETIGERLPVFETGSRYHFYHLIVCLVITTLYSVKPETVSKSIAVSFWLFATGILFFSGSLYVYAITGLKILGAVTPLGGILFMIGWILLGVGINQSFLSPKKN, translated from the coding sequence ATGAATCCTGTCAAGAATCAATCAATTCGAATCTATGTTATTACTACCACTATCTTGGGCTTTCTAGCAGTGGCAATCGGTGCCTTTGGAGCTCACGGTCTCAAAGAAACCATCGGAGAAAGATTACCTGTATTTGAAACGGGCAGCCGATATCATTTTTACCATTTAATCGTTTGTTTGGTGATTACGACTTTGTATTCGGTAAAACCGGAAACTGTCTCCAAATCGATAGCCGTTTCCTTCTGGTTGTTTGCGACCGGAATCCTTTTTTTTTCCGGCAGTCTCTATGTTTATGCAATCACAGGACTTAAAATTTTAGGCGCTGTTACTCCGCTCGGAGGAATTTTATTTATGATCGGTTGGATTCTGTTAGGCGTTGGGATCAATCAATCTTTTTTATCACCAAAGAAAAACTGA
- a CDS encoding CPBP family intramembrane glutamic endopeptidase, translating into MQSRFFEIFRLTTYSLGLIFVCNLLFSLFYHQFVYSVVLNDRIPEELLEPILEDQADQKIGFMETVGKLTESIKTIEEDFKTEFKDNPQKSFESFYDIMLKKKQYLLFFQSVIWFVSFVGLGYLVLVKILKIEITNLQEDLSFKMILTGVSNGFIVFLSVMIIGIIFQALGVDANPGVFPQKLFKELNGNSYLLAWAVYTVGIITGIVEELFFRGFLLKSFMDKGLAQEGLMIISIIFGWLHYGPGTTVAVPFLIAFVGMYFGYLYLKTKNLWVSMACHATYNTLGLLIAYFGVDGMTP; encoded by the coding sequence ATGCAGAGTCGTTTTTTTGAAATTTTTCGCCTGACCACATATTCTCTGGGTCTTATTTTTGTTTGCAATTTGCTATTTTCCCTATTTTACCATCAGTTCGTTTACTCCGTAGTTCTCAATGACCGCATCCCTGAGGAATTGTTAGAACCGATTTTGGAGGATCAAGCCGATCAAAAGATAGGTTTTATGGAAACAGTAGGAAAACTTACCGAATCCATCAAAACAATCGAAGAAGATTTCAAAACCGAATTCAAAGACAACCCCCAGAAATCCTTCGAATCCTTTTACGACATCATGTTGAAAAAGAAACAATACCTTCTTTTTTTTCAATCGGTCATTTGGTTTGTTTCCTTTGTCGGTCTCGGTTATCTGGTTCTGGTAAAAATCCTCAAAATCGAAATCACCAATTTGCAAGAAGATCTTTCGTTTAAGATGATACTAACAGGTGTTTCTAACGGGTTCATTGTTTTTTTATCGGTGATGATCATCGGAATCATATTTCAGGCTTTGGGAGTCGATGCAAATCCCGGCGTTTTTCCTCAGAAATTATTCAAAGAATTAAATGGTAACAGTTATCTTCTAGCTTGGGCGGTTTATACCGTAGGAATCATAACCGGTATCGTGGAAGAATTATTTTTTCGTGGGTTTTTATTAAAGTCCTTTATGGACAAAGGACTTGCTCAGGAAGGATTGATGATCATTTCAATCATTTTCGGATGGCTGCATTACGGTCCGGGAACGACAGTCGCAGTTCCTTTTCTGATTGCGTTTGTGGGGATGTATTTCGGTTATTTATATTTGAAAACAAAAAATCTATGGGTATCTATGGCTTGTCATGCGACGTACAATACCCTCGGATTATTGATTGCTTATTTCGGTGTGGATGGTATGACTCCGTGA